The Chrysemys picta bellii isolate R12L10 chromosome 10, ASM1138683v2, whole genome shotgun sequence genome segment aaaaccctCACCTTGCTTATTGCTTAAACAGCAAAATGCAAACACTGCTAAATGGATTTGATATGCATGCCATCAGCTTTGTTtgaattatttaaatcaatgtgTCACTGGATGGGCAATATACATTTATAGACTAGACTCCACCCTTTGTACGTTTCTGGATTCTAGTTGCTGTTGTCCATACCAGCTGCAGTGTGCTAACATTCCACTAAGGGGGGCTCTGTGGTCATTAAATGAAACATATTGGCCTTGAAGCACTTTGTGTCAACATTTTGCTAGCTTTCGCTGAACATAATACTAGCAATAAGGACTTTCATCTGCACACGCGCTGTAGCAAGTTACCTGAAATGGGATTTGTAGATCTCTAACCAATGGAcctgttcctgctcccatggaagtgaaggggagtttttccattgatttcaatgggagtcgcACAGGATACAAACTCTGGATTTGCAGACCAATCCAGTTAGGGCTGTAAATACATATTAGTCATTTTAGGGGACAGACCCTTAGAAGAACACTGACATTTTAACAAACACTGGAAATCTAGGAAATTTTCAGTTACAGAAACCCTTTAAAAAACACTACAAAAACCCTAAAGTTGGAAGGTATGGAAATTCAGAGTCAAGATACCCCAAACAACCTTATCTTCGACATGTATCTCTGACCACTTTCGATCCGGATTCATCAGACATTATGCCTTCACCCTGCAGATCTTCAGCACTGACAACATGAGCCAAATACTCCAGCTTGTCCGGAGTACATCAATTCCACGTCACGGTAACTTTCGAGGTTGCAAAGAGAAAGAGGCCCCTGGGatgagagagacctgggttcatgtCCCTGGTCTGCCAGAGTCAAAGTGATCTGGGAAGAAAACTCTGCTGTGAATCAGCCAGAAGCAGGAACTTTCACCCCGGCCTCCCTCATCCCAGGACAGTGCACTGACCTGCTCTCCCACAGGCCAGCTGAACGCCTGAGCCACTCAgccgctttctctctctctctgtctaaaAACTTCCTGACAAAAGTTTGGTGAAAACCAATACGTCTCCACAAACTATCCTGGCTCTGATGCAGTCGTATATTCCAACCAGCTCCACCAAATATTCCCACTACCGGGTACCAAACTGGGCATTACGTTTGTGCCCTCTACATGATCACTGCGTTTAGATACTCTGGACTCAGTTATTACATGGGCCACACCCCTTGTCTAAGCAGCTAGTGCGCATTTATGGGAGCTGATTTTTCAAGAAGTGGTGATACACATGTAtaagcagaggatctggcctcttGGGAGAACAATGTCAAGTTTAATTACCCTACGCACAGGGCGAGGACATTCAGCCTCTCATCCCACTGACGTGACGAATAGAACATAGGCttcatctctccctctctctgtcctgCTTCTGTTATAACAAATAGCTTTACGAACACCCAGTGCCAATGCTAGGACTAATGTGCAAATATCATGTCAATACTGAGCTACAGGGACTGGACAAATAGTCAGTGATTTAGAAGGAAGTTATGACAAAGTTTCAGACTCTTCTGCACTCAATCCCCGGCCTGTTCGCTGCATCCCTACCAAAGTGCTTTGCTGTAGTTCTAAGGCCAAGTGCAGTGTCAATAAATCACGGAAGATGGTCTGTAAGCCACTGCTGCCATGGAGATTGTCAAATATGCCACTGCAGAAGTTGGAGAAGGTTCCTTGGGATGCCAGGAAATCCAGTGGCTGCTCCTTTCCCATCCCTTGGAGGGGCCAaggcttaaaatattttaaagcccTTCAGTAAGGTCAACGTGGGAGCTTTCCTCTTGCTTTGAGCCCGTGACGACTTCACCGTGACCAGCTTGGCTTGTGCCACGGAGGGAATCTCTTTGTAGTTGACCGTGGAGAGAGTGTTGAGCGTGCAGCTAGCCAGGCCATGCTTGGAGGCCACGGCAGTCGGGGCAGCAAGGTGGAGGAAGGGCCTCTCCTCTGTGATGAACAGCGGTCGGACCTGCAGGTTCCTCTCCATCTCCCTCCTCACTTCCCGCGCCGCTTCATGGAACACGTGCTGCACAGCCTCGAACTCCAGGCAGGCAGAGACCTCGTAAAACAAGCACCCGTGCTTGGCAGCTAGAGACACCCCTTCAGCCTTGGTGACCTGTCTGACAAAGGAGAACAGGAAGGGGTGTGAGCCAAGCAGAGACCACAAACCCTGACAGCTGATGCGCAGGTCGAAGGCACGGGCTCAGGGCCTGAGATCATTTCTCCCTCTAGTGGCCAGCCCTAGCCACTGCAACAGCCTGATACAGAGTGGCAGCTTATAGAGAGGGCTTGAGCACGAGATAAAGGAATTTATGCTGTAGAGCCTgatccatttaagtcaatgacaaaacgcCCATGGACTTCATTAGGTCTTGGTttgcttctagggtgaccagatgtcccgattttatagggacagtcccgatttttgggtctttttcttatataggtttctattacccccccacacacacacaccacctgtcccgatttttcacacttgctgtctggtcaccctatttgcttCACACTAACTACCCTATGGCCTGGATATGCACAGCCACAATTTATTACACTGGCACCCTTCTAAAAGGAGGGTTccggccccgattcagcaaaaaCGTAACattaaacatgtgagtagtcctattgaagtcaaggcGTTTAAGCCAGTTGGACTATTCCTATGCTTAGTTAGGCATATactggatagctcagtggtttaagcattggcctgctaaacccagggttgcgagttcaatccctgaaggggccacttggggatctagggcaaaatcagtacttggtcctgctagtgaaggcagggggctggactccatgacctttcaaggtcccttccagttctaggagataggatatctccattaatttaaagctaggaagtatggtaagagacTACCCTTGCTTAACCAGGAAaccttcaatgatctgaaactcaaaaaagagtcatacaaaaacgtggaaactaggtcaaattacaaaggataaatataaacaaacaacacaagtatgtagggacaaaattagaaaggccaagacacaaaacaagattaaactagctagagacataaagggtaacaaggaaacgttctacaaatacattagacgtaagaggaaaaccaaggacagggtagactTGTTATTTAATGAGGGGTAGAAAACAATAacaggaaatggcagaagtgctaaatgactcttttgtttcagttttcaccaaaaaggttaggagcgattggatgtctaacacagtgaatgccagtgaaaatgaggtaggatcagaggctaaaataggaaaagaacaagttaaaaatgactgaggcctggtccccacttagtccggacttcggactaaggtacgcaaattcagctacgttaataacgtagctgaattcgaagtaccttagtccgaacttaccgcggtccagacgcggccggaagtctccccccgtcgacgccgcgtactcctctcggcgagctggagtaccggcgccgactgtgagcacttccgggattgatccgggatcgatttatcgcgtcttaaccagacgcgataaatcgatcccagaacatcgatggcgtgccgccggaccagccggtaagtgaagactaggccttagacaagttagatgtcttaaagccaccagggcctgatgaaatacatcctagaatgctCAAGGAGCTGACAGAGGAGATATCtcagccattagcgattatctttgaaaagtcatagaagacgggagagattccagaagactggaaaagggcaaatatagtgccaatctataaaaagggaactAGGACAAGctggagaattacagaccagtcatcttaacttcagtgcccggaaagataatggagtaaataattaagcaatcaatttgcaagcacctagaagacaataaggtgataagtaacagcatggatttgtcaagaacaaatcatgtcaaaccaacctaatagctttctttgacagggtaacaagccttctgGATATGGGGGAAGTGGTAgctgtggtatatcttgactgtagtaaggcttttgatacagtctcacatgacctcctcataaacaaactagggaaatacaacctagatggagctactacaaggtgggtgcataactggttggaaaactgttccccaagagtagttatcaatggttcacagtcaaactggaagggcatactgagtggggttctgcagggatcagttttgggtctggttctcttcaatatcttcatcagtatttagataatggcatacagggTACACTTACAAGGTTTgtggatgatactaagctgggaggggttgcaagtgcttaggaggataggattaaaattcaaaatgatctgggcagactggagaaatgatctgaagtaaacgggatgaaattcaataagggcaaattcaaagtactccacttaggaaggaacaatcagttgcacacgtacaaaatgggaaatgactgcctaggaaggagtacggcagaaagagatctgggggtcatagcggatcacaagctaaatatgagtgaacagtgtaacactgttacaaaaaaagcgaagatcactctgggatgtattctagggttaccattcatccggattctcCCGGCTTTTCTGaattaaaaatagcgtccagggggaatttgtaaatgtctggatttcccgcccatgcagagcgtgcgcagctgacagggcagccggccggatcgtgccattcgcatggggctccggcagcgagaGCCCCTCTTCCgcttccccatcctctcccctgctgcttgagatcactcccctcctcctcctcccccttcccctccctgcattcgcagatcgccggacGTTCGCAAtgggcctccagcagtctggagctcctccccctactCCCCGCCCCCGCTGCCCAGCGCGCCGCTGCACAGCACTCTGCGAGGGCGGGGACTGGGCTATGCGCTCTGCTGGGGAGTGTGGCAGTGTGTCCGGCTCTGCGCAGAGCCtgacacgctgttctgagcggcacagtaagggggccagggggtcagagaaggggcaggggggctctggagggagcagtcaagagacagggagagggttggatgggtcaggagtttgggggggctgtctgggggtgggggtgtggataaggttttgggaaGTCAGGGTACAAgtagggggtagggtctcaggagggggcagtcaggagacaaggaacagggagacttaggtagggggtggggttctggagggcagttaggagcaggggtcccaggaggggtagtaaggggacaaggagtggggagggttgggggttctggggggggctgtcatggggcaggggtggggagagagatcggagcagaggggtttagatgggtcgggagttctggggggggctatcagggggtggggaatggttgGATGAGGCGTGGGaatcccgggggtctgtctggaggtgggggtgtggataagggttggggcagtcaggggacaggtacggggtaaggtcctagggggccagttaggatggggggagggtctcaggagggggcaatcaggggacaaggagcagggaggcttaggtagggggtggagtcctggggggcagttaggggcaggggtcccaggagggggcagtcaggagacaaggaacgggagagggttgggagttctgaggggggcgggaagtgggagggagtggaaggggcaggggcggggctagggcaggacgggggcggggctcctcctgtcctcttttttgattgttgaaatatggtaaccctaatgtattagcaggagtgttgtaagcaagacatgagaagtaattcttccgctctactccgtgctgattaggcctcaactggagtattttgtccagttctgggccccacatttcaggaaagatgtggacaaattggagaaagtccagagaagagcaacaaaaatgattaaaggtctagaaaatatgacctatgagggaagactgaaaaaaaatttagtttgtttagactggagaagagaagactgaggtgggacatgataacagttttcagtacataaaaggttttacaaggagtagggagaaaaattgttctccttaacctctgaggataggacaagaagcaatgggcttaacttgcagcaagggcggtttagattggacattagggaaaacttcctaactgtctgggtggttaagcactggaataaattacctagggaggttgtggaatctccatcattggagatttttcagagcaggttagacaaacacctgtcagggatggtctagttaatacttagtcctgccttgagtacaggcgactggactagatgacctctcgaggtcccttccagtcctatgattctatgattaaagtGTCATGAAATTACTCATTAGGAACTCACTATGGACCCAATCCAAAACCCACCAAAGTGAAGGGCAAAGTTTCCATTGGCTTCCAATAGCAGATCAAGCGCTACAGACTTTAAATGCCAAACGTCTACATTAACATGAGATCAAGTTTGCAAATTTGAACGTGAAaatgtcaggaaatgcaaaagtcTGAGACCTCAGCCTTGAACCACATATGTAGAGTCACGCTGTTCTGCGGCTCAGGCACAGAATACGTCTCTCCCTTCTGCCGTGCGGGTTGTCGTGGTGAAATAAAGGCTTGCTTGCTAGTTTGGCATTTTGGCCTGTGTTACTGCATCATATGATAGAAACCCACGTGCTCTACAATTCTTCGGCACAGGGAGACTGGCTCGCAGGTGCCATGGCTGCTGGAATCAATTAGCAGGCAAAGGGGGCTAGACACGCTGAAATACTTGGTCATGACTGAAGCTAGGAGGATGAAATCAGAGCTCCATATATTTTGACGTGGCCAGAACAGGACCCTGACTGTGCCGTGATTGTATCTTTATGCTAAAGCTACCAAACCCACTGCCATGGGGGCAATCAACTGTGACCTTGTTCCTTACCCCTGGACAATCGATCAATCAGTCATTGCCTTCCAACCCAAACTCACTTTCCAGAAAATCACTAGACTCTGTGTGTAACTGGGAGGGAAAAACCAGAGGGGAAACCCTAGTGATTACCTGAACTcttcttaaaaaaacccacaacaggtgtccagctgcctggcccctgaggaaTGGAGGGCTAAGGCCATctcagcttctcctcctcctcacacaGATGCTCAGGGGAAGGGCCATGATTGGGGAGGGTACCTTAGGGGAGCCACACcccggggcttggggctggcTGGATCCCAAGCCTGAGGAGATTGTTGTCTGCCCCAGCAACCTCGATTGCTGGGAAGATCGTAGCTAGTAATGAGCCTGGCCCATGCCTTGAATACCAAAGCCCCGGCTGTCCTGACCAAGAGCCAGACTTTGACCTGCTCTCTCAAACCCCTGGAGACTTAGGGAGAGGCAGGCCTGGACTGCTTAGGTCAGGCTCATCCGTACTCATAGCCGGAAGGAAAAAGGAGCGCCGTGAAATCCATCGAGCTACTGATGTTACATCAGACGTTGCACCTGGCACAAAACAGCAGGGAGCAAACAAGCTGATGGTATTGACCTGGGAGGGAGGTGAAACTGGCCCAGAAGCTGTAGCCTTGAGGGGAACCAGGTGAGactctgcagggagcagggtgactCAGGCACTCTGGAGCAAATAAAGCCACTGCAAGAGAGTAACTAGAACCTTTGCCATGTCCCCTGCGGTTCCAGGAACTTGGGCACGGCCGAAATGCATGGGGAATGTGTCAACATGCCCTCTTCAATCCTCCCACTCTGGGGGCCTTTTCTAGAGAATGCCGCCCAGACAAGGTGACCTTTGGATGAGCCGGGGTCACGCTGGGATACAAACCTCTGCTGGCCAGACAACAAGCTGCTACTGCAGCTGGTGTCAGTTAGCGCCTGGGGCCGGGACAGAGGGCTGTTACACTGCCGTTCCTGGCAAGATGGTGCTATATCCTACAGTAACCATCCTAAACCTCCATCCAGTGGCCTCttctcactccctgccccagggctgtggcaCTTCTGTTGTGATCAACCATACCAGTTCCCCTTGGAGCTGAGACTGTGCGCAGCCACCATTCAGGGGCCACGTTCTGCTACCATTCCTCACATTGATAGGATTTGACCCTGGGGGcagccccagtgaaatcaatggggctacttgtAGTGAGAGAATACTCAGCCAGAGTATGGAAAGCAAAATATGGCCCTCAACGAACAGCCCACGGCCAGGGCCAGGCTCACAGACATGCCTGTTTGCGCATACAGTCACcacaaattttcatgaaaattggGTAACTGCATAAGCAATTATCTCATCGGCTGCATGTGGGGGGGCAGTtactcagtttgcacatgcagcTTGAACTAGTTATTTACATAAATTAGGTGCACATAGTGCTTAATTTGCAATGAAATTGGTGCCGaggctcaagcaatatttttactttcataactgacatggtAAACCCAGAGCCGCTGGGGCACCGAACCGCCGAGCCCGGAGCTGCCGGGGCACCGAACCGCCGAGCCCGGAGCTGCCGGGGCACCGAACCGCTGAGTCCtcgcacaaattaagcactgggtgcACACTTGTAGGCATGTCTTGCACACTCATTTGTATGCCTATATTGCCAGAAGATCTGCCCCTAAGCATACATGACCACAGTCCATGGACCACAGAGAAACGCTCAGCCAAGGGGAATCAAAACACAGatggaaactccatttgagaatATCACCCTCTCTCTTTTGATTGCTGGATCTGCCCTCATTTACTGTTGCCCATggccttggctcctccagcccctgaTAGGTTAATACACCACTGCCCCAGAGCTCCCTCTCTCCAGTGGATGTTGCTGCCGGGATAGCAGGTGAGTGGCTTTCTCTAAAGGACAATGGGTAGATGAGCCCCTGGGTGAATTAGCTGAACGCCCATGCCATCTTCCCTGCCCGTGGATGGGGCAGCCAGACCCTTTGTGAGACAAGGACAGCCTGCACAGAGCGACCAACTTAGACCCTGCAGTGGAGTCTGTGGGAtacttgtagggtgaccagacagcaagtgtgaaaaatcgggacgggggtggggggttataggcgcttatataagacaaagccccaaatatcgggactgtccctataaaatcgggacatctggtcaccctagatactgGTGTAACTCGTGATCtctgtgtccccaccccccatactGCGGGTAGGGCACGTACAGAGGTTTATGCAGCTGCCACCAAACTCACAGCTCTGGACCGTTAACTCAAGCAGCGGCTTTCAGATCCAGAGAGCCTGGGCTCATCCTTGCAGGGGTGTTGTCACATCGGTGACAGCAGGGGTGAGAACAAGGGGAACCTGTTGAGACTCAGGGAGCAGATGGAGGAAATGGGGGGAAGAGAAGCATCCAAGCAGATGGGGAGACAGCTGGCAGTTATGGATCAGAGAGGCAAGATGTTGAGACAAAGTTGGACCTGCTGGGTAGGATCCCCAAAGGCAGGACAAAGGAACACCAGTGCTGATGCTTTTAAAAACCACAGGGCCTGAGGGGTTCCAGAGGGGAGACTCTTAAAACCCACACAGGactttgggggcaggagaggggaagagacgGGCGTGCTCTCGGAGCAGAGAGGGCCCAGTTAACTGCAGGACCAAAGCAAGTGACCTGGGGAGAGCGAGAGGGCTCCAGGGTTGGGAATGCAACCCAGGCGCTGTAGGAGAAGgaccctgaaccccccccccagcctgaagAATGCTCTGGAGTGTTCCGGAAACTGAGGGAGGGAAATGCATGTAGGGTTTATTTGtgtataggggtgtgtgtgtgtgtgtgtgtgtgtgtgtgtgtgttccaccCACCCTGTGCCCTTGCAGAGTTACCCTGTGGACCCAGAACACCATACAGCTGGGCTTTTGCGACAGGCTGTGCTTAAACTGTGGAGAAGCCTGAGGGGTCAGCATTTGTCCCAGTGTCTAGGTTGTCAGACTGCGGGGGGCTAAGCTCTCAGGTGCTTGATAGAGGATCTGCACCCCAAGAGGGTGCCTAGGGACCCCAAGACAGGGACAGTGCCTGGGGGCTCGGAGAAGTGGGTGCAGTCTGGTGGGTACCCAGGAGGTGTTCAACTGGATCGGTGACAGGGGCTTATTTGGGTTTCAAACAAAGGCTGGTAGGGAGCTTTGCAAGCTCCAGCTATGATCGCTGCTTACCTTGGCAAACAGAGCGAGGTCTCCAGTGACAGGTTGGATTTACTTGTAGGTTATTGTTCTCAGCTTTACAAGGAGGGGGGAGGCTGGCACAGGGGACACCCTGCAGTTCCTTCCAGCTTTAATCAGTTCAACAGGAAAAATGTGAACCCCCTCCCTCTGTGTGCAATGGGTCCCTGTGGTCGGAATAGACACTGGCACCACCAGAATTTCTAATCACGTGACTCTGGTATGAGCAAGAGGTGGGGAGGTATTCTTTAAAGTATGGGCCCAGAGTAGCATGCGAGGCCAGGCAAACACATCAAAAGCATTTAGCCCCCGCCGAGAGAACTACAGGATAAAGAGCTCTGAGAAAAGGAGGCAGGGGAGTCAGACAATGTAACACAaggagctggagccggttcaAATGCATTGTTACAATGCAGCCTAAAAaaaacagctaaaaatagcagcaaccTCAAAATAAGCAAATCACCTTCCAGCCAGTGCGGACGCTGGGCAGAGAAGAGGgacagggccgccgagagcgggtcgggccctggtgaaaaaaaaatttcaggccCCCCAGAAAGGGCAGACTGGCTAAATAGGGCCGACGAagccgggccccagtaatttgtaccagcttcccccctcTCTTGTCGGCCctgaagagggaggggggagaatgttCAGAACAGGAGGCAAGGTCACACAGAGCAAGGGATGTCCTCACACCACATCCACAGCCAGCAATCAAGGACTATGGGAAAATGAACAGAAGATTCAGAATTGGATTGTGCAGCTTAATGGCTCCACTTCATTTGTAAAACAGATCTGCCATTTAAGAAGGTCTCTACTGTAAAACAACGAACCCGTCGGCCATTTTAGGGAGTAGCTAGCAGGATGCACATTCTGAAGCTCATAGAAGTTAAGCCCCAACAGCTGACCAgctgcccccctcttcccccgaaCACACACATCTGCAAGTTCTTCAGGGGATGACAGTGATATGTGTTCCCTTCAATTCACCTTAACAGAATAAACATACATCTACCTGCCTGGCTGCCAATCCAGCGTCAACTATGCAGCTAAATGTCCCCTTTTCTCTGCAGAGAAAATCCTCAGAAATGACAATCTCACATGTAGCCCCCGTAAAGCGTTCACGCTTTCAGAGCCTCTTCCAAACACTAACATCAGAtcccctcctccagcccttcgGCGAGACCCAGCCAATTAATGAGTGAGGACGGCAGCATCTGATCCCTGGGATTCAGCCAAACATATTCTCCTCGCTGCAGTTTTCAACCCAAAAGCGAGTTCAGGAGAAACATGCCGCGGCCTTGGTGTAATATAATCTCACGGTCTCAGTCCAGAGCTCGGTGAACAGGTGTTCACGTCACAGAATCACCACGACCATCGGCCCTAACTTGTCCCCTTTTCTCAGCAGAGATATGCAGGCCTGGCCGGAGCCAAGCTGAGGTACGTTGTCAGGGCAGCTTGCTGTCACTGCCCTTCTGTGCATGAAGAGAGGACAATGGGGCAACTTGAACTAAATGAAAGGCTAAAGTCAGCCCAGACCACATCTCCACGGGACCGTCTGGGCTAAGCAACGTTACCCCTCTGCATGGCACAGATCCAAGATTGTTACCTGTATTGCTCCAAATCTAGCTTATTTCCCAGCAGGAGGATGGGATAATCGTGCTGAATGCCTTTTGTGTGGAGGGAAATGGTATCCAGGTACTGCTGGCAACCTTCAAAGCTCCTTTTGTTGTCAATGCTGTAGACGACCATGAAGGCATTGGCCCAGTTGAGATAGCGTTCGCAGTTCACC includes the following:
- the RASL12 gene encoding ras-like protein family member 12 isoform X1; translation: MSSMFGKPRAAPSTTDRHLPSLLPECNVVILGCRGSGKSALTVKFLTKRFISEYDPNLEDTYTSEETVDQQPVLMKVMDTADQDVPVNCERYLNWANAFMVVYSIDNKRSFEGCQQYLDTISLHTKGIQHDYPILLLGNKLDLEQYRQVTKAEGVSLAAKHGCLFYEVSACLEFEAVQHVFHEAAREVRREMERNLQVRPLFITEERPFLHLAAPTAVASKHGLASCTLNTLSTVNYKEIPSVAQAKLVTVKSSRAQSKRKAPTLTLLKGFKIF
- the RASL12 gene encoding ras-like protein family member 12 isoform X2, translating into MSSMFGKPRAAPSTTDRHLPSLLPECNVVILGCRGSGKSEDTYTSEETVDQQPVLMKVMDTADQDVPVNCERYLNWANAFMVVYSIDNKRSFEGCQQYLDTISLHTKGIQHDYPILLLGNKLDLEQYRQVTKAEGVSLAAKHGCLFYEVSACLEFEAVQHVFHEAAREVRREMERNLQVRPLFITEERPFLHLAAPTAVASKHGLASCTLNTLSTVNYKEIPSVAQAKLVTVKSSRAQSKRKAPTLTLLKGFKIF